One Euphorbia lathyris chromosome 1, ddEupLath1.1, whole genome shotgun sequence DNA segment encodes these proteins:
- the LOC136228865 gene encoding probable pectinesterase 49 encodes MATHSKTSAKASIYAWRCVYIIAIVAASTTKVSCDDTKAIPADRSQVNAWFEANVLPLSQRKGTIDPVLEAAELNRRVIKVRQDGTGDFKTINQAIASVPEGNKQRVTINIAPGIYNEKILIPKTKPFISLVGTRAAEPILQFGDTAKQVGTFKSATLIVLSDYFKANFLIIKNTTPRPNADQAKSGAQAVALRLSGDKAAIYSCKIYGFQDTLLDENGRHFFKSCFIQGTIDFIFGSGKSLYLQTELHVIDEKWKTVIAAQAKQEKNEDSGFSFVHCAISGVGVSDTYLARAWMSWSDVVYSYSTISKAVLPQGWDSSGKPMGNMLFGEFQNTGPGANVAGRVKFSTRLSPTAAQRYLTLGYIEASRWLLRVNS; translated from the exons ATGGCAACTCATTCAAAAACCAGCGCCAAAGCGAGTATTTACGCTTGGCGTTGCGTTTATATTATTGCCATTGTTGCTGCCAGTACAACCAAAGTAAGCTGTGACGATACAAAGGCAATTCCAGCAGATAGATCTCAAGTAAATGCATGGTTTGAAGCCAATGTTTTACCGCTTTCGCAACGGAAAGGCACTATAGATCCTGTtttagaagctgctgagcttAATCGTAGAGTGATTAAGGTGAGACAAGATGGAACTGGTGATTTTAAGACTATTAATCAAGCTATTGCGAGCGTTCCTGAGGGAAATAAACAACGTGTGACTATCAATATCGCACCTGGTATCTATAATGAGAAGATCTTAATTCCTAAAACTAAGCCTTTTATTTCCTTAGTTGGCACTCGTGCTGCTGAGCCTATTTTGCAATTTGGAGATACTGCTAAGCAAGTTGGAACCTTCAAATCTGCCACTCTTATTGTCTTGTCTGATTATTTCAAGgctaattttcttattatcaAG AATACTACACCAAGACCAAATGCAGATCAAGCTAAATCTGGAGCTCAAGCAGTTGCTTTAAGACTTTCTGGCGATAAAGCAGCTATTTATAGCTGCAAAATTTACGGATTTCAAGATACTCTTTTGGATGAGAATGGTCGTCATTTTTTCAAGTCATGTTTCATTCAAGGCactattgattttattttcgGTAGTGGGAAGTCCCTATATCTg CAAACAGAGCTTCATGTGATAGATGAGAAATGGAAGACAGTGATAGCAGCACAAGCAAAGCAAGAGAAGAATGAAGATTCTGGATTCTCATTTGTACATTGCGCCATTTCAGGAGTGGGCGTAAGCGATACATACTTGGCCCGCGCTTGGATGTCTTGGTCCGACGTCGTATATTCCTACTCTACTATCAGCAAAGCTGTTCTTCCTCAGGGCTGGGACAGCAGTGGAAAACCTATGGG AAATATGTTATTCGGAGAATTCCAGAACACCGGACCGGGAGCGAATGTTGCCGGACGTGTTAAATTCAGCACACGGCTGAGCCCAACAGCAGCTCAACGTTACCTCACTCTCGGATATATTGAAGCTTCCAGATGGCTACTTAGAGTTAACAGCTAG
- the LOC136217659 gene encoding pectinesterase PPME1-like, which produces MCDDKAVIPAVKSQINQWFLANVLPFSQRKATLNPVLAKAEATPKMINVRKDGTGDFTTITDAVKAIPAGNTNRVIIYIGPGVYTEKILIERTKPFVTLYANAKAPATVQFSGTAKKFGTFDSATIVVESDYFVAANLIIKNSALRPTATEAMAGAQALALRLSGDMAALYNCKMYGYQDTFCDEKGRHFFKDCYIEGTVDFIFGSGKSLYVNTELHIIPEKWRTVITAQAKHGSNEDSGFSFVHCTISGTGKSDAYLGRAWVKMAEVVYSYTYISNAILPEAWDNHGFSPENMYFGEFQNIGPGANLSGRKYSKHLTAAEATKFMCLGYIMGSQWLLPPPSY; this is translated from the exons ATGTGCGACGATAAAGCAGTAATTCCGGCTGTTAAATCACAGATAAACCAATGGTTCCTAGCTAACGTTTTACCATTTTCGCAACGTAAAGCAACGTTAAACCCTGTCCTTGCAAAAGCTGAGGCAACCCCTAAAATGATCAATGTTAGAAAAGATGGAACTGGAGATTTTACGACGATAACTGATGCAGTTAAAGCCATCCCCGCCGGAAATACTAACCGTGTGATTATTTATATTGGTCCTGGAGTCTACACCGAGAAGATCTTAATTGAAAGGACTAAGCCTTTTGTAACATTATATGCCAATGCTAAAGCTCCGGCCACCGTGCAATTTTCAGGCACGGCCAAGAAGTTTGGTACGTTTGATAGTGCTACTATTGTCGTTGAATCCGATTACTTTGTTGCCGCTAATCTCATTATTAAG AATTCAGCATTGAGGCCTACTGCTACTGAAGCTATGGCTGGTGCTCAGGCACTTGCTTTAAGACTTAGCGGCGACATGGCAGCTTTGTACAATTGCAAAATGTATGGATATCAAGACACTTTTTGCGACGAAAAGGGCCGTCATTTTTTTAAAGACTGTTACATCGAAGGCACTGTTGATTTCATTTTTGGAAGTGGCAAGTCTTTATATGTg AACACAGAGCTCCACATTATACCGGAGAAGTGGCGGACAGTAATAACGGCACAAGCAAAGCATGGGAGTAATGAAGATTCAGGATTCTCATTCGTACATTGCACCATAAGTGGAACTGGAAAAAGTGATGCATACTTGGGGAGAGCATGGGTGAAAATGGCTGAAGTTGTTTATTCCTACACATACATCAGCAATGCTATTCTTCCTGAAGCTTGGGACAATCATGGCTTCTCCCCAGA AAATATGTACTTTGGAGAATTCCAAAACATAGGACCAGGAGCAAATCTTAGTGGACGTAAATACAGCAAACATCTAACAGCAGCAGAAGCGACAAAATTTATGTGCCTTGGCTATATTATGGGTTCTCAATGGTTGCTTCCACCTCCATCTTACTAA